A genomic window from Luteolibacter sp. LG18 includes:
- a CDS encoding septal ring lytic transglycosylase RlpA family protein — translation MNMTRKYKSVALAIAGVITLPSCATTSTASSGTDAPDTWKIAAIQHGQASWYSVKTNGGTRTASGERLTNSAATAAHKTLPLGSKVRVVNMNNGKSEIVTIIDRGPFVRGRVIDVTLGVAERLGFAARGVTSVKLEVLGKKES, via the coding sequence ATGAACATGACCCGGAAATACAAGTCCGTGGCCCTGGCAATCGCCGGAGTCATTACACTCCCGAGCTGTGCTACCACCAGCACTGCCTCGTCGGGTACCGACGCCCCTGACACGTGGAAGATCGCTGCGATCCAACACGGCCAGGCTTCGTGGTACTCGGTTAAAACCAACGGCGGCACCCGTACCGCCAGCGGTGAACGTCTGACCAATTCGGCAGCTACTGCCGCTCACAAGACCCTGCCGCTTGGCAGCAAAGTGCGTGTGGTCAATATGAACAACGGAAAATCCGAGATCGTGACGATCATCGACCGCGGCCCATTCGTGCGCGGCCGGGTGATCGACGTGACCCTCGGTGTCGCCGAGCGCCTCGGATTCGCGGCGCGTGGTGTCACTTCCGTGAAGCTCGAAGTTCTCGGCAAAAAGGAGTCCTGA
- a CDS encoding LptF/LptG family permease, translating to MRISDRYIGKQVLWSTVFAIIVLSLVLVLGSLFQQIRPLLVEQKIPFGMVGRFALNILPFSMMFTIPWGFLSAVLLVFGRLSSEQELTGFRVAGISLPRLSAPVFVLALALSGLCMWLNVRVAPKAKASLDDMIYKEVMRDPKALLDPGAVQSRFSNQKVFVEAKDGDALVGFHMYQTRKPNDPNGPTPAYIHARRVDFQVDQARQQFALTLDGAYFETKNDKGEYQPAFTEDAKYWFLNFSDSRPKKPRSGTMTEDEIHAFLDTNPKIPEQAKRTFLADITKRYSFSMACLAFAFVGVPLGLKARRQDTSTGLILSMLIAAGYFLSTFVADQFRTLEAMKAALWAPNVLCVILGLVLFRRARFR from the coding sequence ATGCGGATCTCGGATCGTTACATCGGCAAGCAGGTGCTGTGGAGCACGGTTTTCGCCATCATCGTGCTGTCCTTGGTGCTGGTGCTGGGCAGCCTGTTTCAACAGATCCGCCCGCTGCTGGTGGAGCAAAAGATTCCGTTCGGCATGGTCGGCCGCTTCGCGCTGAACATCCTGCCGTTCTCGATGATGTTCACGATCCCGTGGGGCTTCCTCTCCGCGGTGCTGCTGGTCTTCGGCCGCCTGTCCTCGGAGCAGGAGCTGACCGGGTTCCGGGTGGCGGGCATCAGTCTGCCGCGGCTCTCGGCCCCGGTGTTCGTCCTGGCGCTGGCGCTTTCCGGCCTGTGCATGTGGCTGAACGTGAGGGTGGCTCCCAAGGCCAAGGCGTCCCTCGACGACATGATCTACAAGGAGGTGATGCGGGATCCGAAGGCCCTGCTCGATCCCGGCGCGGTGCAGTCCCGCTTCAGCAACCAGAAGGTATTCGTGGAAGCGAAGGATGGCGACGCGCTGGTGGGCTTCCACATGTACCAAACCCGGAAGCCGAACGATCCGAACGGCCCGACCCCGGCCTACATCCACGCCCGCCGCGTGGATTTCCAGGTCGACCAGGCCCGCCAGCAGTTCGCGCTGACGCTCGACGGCGCCTATTTCGAAACCAAGAACGACAAGGGTGAATACCAACCGGCCTTCACCGAGGACGCGAAATACTGGTTCCTGAACTTCTCCGATTCCCGGCCGAAGAAGCCGCGTTCCGGCACCATGACCGAGGACGAGATCCACGCGTTCCTCGATACCAATCCGAAGATCCCGGAACAGGCGAAGCGAACCTTCCTCGCGGACATCACCAAGCGCTACTCGTTCTCCATGGCCTGCCTGGCCTTCGCGTTCGTCGGGGTGCCGCTCGGCCTGAAAGCCCGTCGCCAGGACACCTCCACCGGACTGATCCTCAGCATGCTGATCGCGGCCGGCTATTTCCTCTCCACCTTCGTGGCCGACCAATTCCGCACCCTCGAGGCCATGAAAGCGGCGCTCTGGGCCCCGAACGTGTTGTGCGTGATTCTCGGTCTGGTGTTGTTCCGACGCGCCCGCTTCAGGTAA
- the rpsI gene encoding 30S ribosomal protein S9 — MSTTATTHSATGRRKTAVARVWMTEGTGQITINGRLFEDYLPTVELQNSVLAPFQAAALVNKFDLNVVVKGGGTPAQAVAIRHAVSRALNLHDPETRKLIKPLGFLTRDPRMKERKKSGQPGARARFQFSKR, encoded by the coding sequence ATGTCCACCACCGCCACCACGCACAGCGCCACCGGCCGACGCAAGACCGCCGTCGCCCGCGTTTGGATGACCGAAGGCACCGGCCAGATCACCATCAACGGCCGCCTTTTCGAAGACTACCTTCCGACCGTCGAGCTCCAGAACTCCGTTCTGGCTCCCTTCCAGGCCGCCGCGCTTGTCAACAAGTTCGACCTCAACGTGGTCGTCAAGGGTGGTGGCACCCCGGCCCAGGCCGTCGCCATCCGCCACGCGGTTTCCCGTGCCCTCAACCTGCACGACCCGGAAACCCGCAAGCTGATCAAGCCGCTCGGCTTCCTGACCCGCGACCCGCGCATGAAGGAACGCAAGAAGTCCGGTCAGCCCGGCGCCCGCGCCCGCTTCCAGTTCTCGAAGCGCTAA
- a CDS encoding D-Ala-D-Ala carboxypeptidase family metallohydrolase: MTEHTEVHTGSPQDPMLTRRKTLATLGFTGLALAASASPLKAAFFQKLGSNIDLADLPPEWCAHQGSLLGEYAAFLAGLKLTRITPRQVIESHAKEHQGVWNGIPPKVYWRQIVPTLQVVDRVAAELNMPLKELVSAYRSPAYNARCPGAKSSSWHQANVACDIVFPTSAYQVTAVTRNLRDRGLFKGGVGSYPGFTHVDTRGVNVNW, translated from the coding sequence GTGACTGAACACACCGAAGTGCATACTGGCTCCCCCCAGGACCCGATGCTGACGCGTCGGAAAACCCTCGCCACTCTCGGCTTCACTGGCCTCGCGCTCGCGGCTTCCGCCAGCCCTCTCAAGGCGGCGTTCTTCCAAAAGCTCGGGTCGAACATCGATCTCGCCGATCTCCCGCCTGAATGGTGCGCCCATCAAGGCAGCCTGCTCGGCGAATACGCGGCCTTCCTGGCCGGTCTCAAACTCACCCGCATCACCCCGCGTCAGGTGATCGAATCCCACGCCAAGGAACACCAGGGCGTGTGGAACGGCATCCCGCCGAAAGTCTACTGGCGCCAGATCGTCCCGACCCTCCAGGTCGTGGACCGTGTGGCCGCCGAATTGAACATGCCGCTCAAGGAACTGGTCTCCGCCTACCGGAGCCCGGCCTACAACGCCCGCTGCCCGGGAGCGAAGAGCTCGTCCTGGCACCAGGCGAACGTCGCCTGCGACATCGTTTTCCCCACCTCCGCCTATCAGGTGACCGCCGTGACGCGGAACCTGCGCGACCGCGGCCTGTTCAAGGGCGGCGTCGGCAGTTACCCCGGCTTCACCCACGTCGACACGCGCGGCGTGAACGTGAACTGGTGA
- the rplM gene encoding 50S ribosomal protein L13, whose amino-acid sequence MKTFSAKPHEVERKWYVIDAKDKVLGQVAVEAANLLRGKGKPIFTTHVDTGDFVIVINAEHVRLTGTKEIDKIYTRFSGYVGGKKVETPRMIRKRRPVLLVENAVWGMIPKTRLGRSQFGKLKVYAGAEHPHEAQQPAVREVR is encoded by the coding sequence ATGAAAACGTTTTCCGCCAAGCCTCACGAAGTCGAGCGCAAGTGGTATGTGATCGACGCCAAGGACAAGGTCCTGGGTCAAGTCGCCGTCGAGGCCGCCAATCTCCTGCGCGGCAAGGGCAAGCCCATCTTCACCACCCACGTCGACACCGGCGATTTCGTCATCGTGATCAATGCCGAGCACGTGCGCCTCACCGGCACCAAGGAAATCGACAAGATCTACACCCGCTTCTCCGGCTACGTCGGCGGCAAGAAGGTGGAAACCCCGCGCATGATCCGCAAGCGCCGCCCGGTTCTGCTTGTCGAGAACGCCGTCTGGGGCATGATCCCGAAGACCCGCCTCGGCCGCAGCCAGTTCGGCAAGCTCAAGGTTTACGCCGGTGCCGAGCACCCGCACGAAGCCCAGCAGCCGGCCGTTCGCGAAGTCCGCTAA
- a CDS encoding exodeoxyribonuclease III, translating into MKLLSWNVNGIRAVLGKGFGDFVGTEKPDILCLQETKARREQVTVPPELAGYHAFWNSAQKPGYSGVAVFTREEPLNVHEGMGIEDHDKEGRVLTLEYPDFTLVNVYTPNAQDELRRLPYRLEWDAAFRNHLLTHAKHKPVIFCGDLNVAHHEIDLARPASNRKNPGFSDEERASFTELLGAGFTDTFRHFHPDQPGHYSWWSYRANARQNNVGWRIDYFGATPAFMGNVKDAWILPHVHGSDHCPVGITLG; encoded by the coding sequence ATGAAACTCCTCTCATGGAACGTGAATGGCATCCGCGCGGTGCTCGGCAAGGGCTTCGGCGACTTCGTGGGCACGGAGAAACCGGACATCCTCTGCCTCCAGGAAACCAAGGCCCGCCGTGAGCAGGTCACCGTGCCGCCGGAGCTCGCAGGCTACCACGCGTTCTGGAACTCCGCCCAGAAGCCCGGCTACTCCGGCGTGGCGGTCTTCACCCGCGAGGAGCCGCTCAATGTCCACGAAGGCATGGGCATCGAGGACCATGACAAGGAGGGCCGGGTGCTGACGCTGGAGTATCCCGATTTCACCTTGGTGAACGTCTACACCCCGAACGCTCAGGACGAGCTGCGCCGTCTCCCCTACCGTCTCGAATGGGACGCCGCATTCCGGAACCACCTGCTGACCCACGCCAAACACAAGCCGGTCATCTTCTGCGGCGACCTGAACGTGGCCCACCACGAGATCGACCTCGCCCGCCCGGCCTCGAACCGCAAGAACCCCGGCTTCTCCGACGAGGAGCGCGCCAGCTTCACCGAACTCCTCGGTGCCGGCTTCACCGACACCTTCCGCCATTTCCACCCCGACCAACCCGGTCACTATTCGTGGTGGTCCTACCGCGCGAACGCCCGCCAGAACAACGTCGGGTGGCGTATCGACTACTTCGGCGCGACCCCAGCCTTCATGGGGAACGTGAAGGACGCCTGGATCCTGCCGCACGTCCACGGCTCCGACCACTGCCCGGTGGGCATCACCCTGGGTTGA
- the glmS gene encoding glutamine--fructose-6-phosphate transaminase (isomerizing), with protein MCGIVGYLGKADAASVLINGLRRLEYRGYDSAGVALLDDGKIVVTKAPGKVSALSDKARAEWPAERFTRSGTGIAHTRWATHGPPTEANAHPHLDQTGDIALVHNGIIENYRSLRARLEAKGHLFLSDTDTEVLSHLIGDCYKSNLFQSVCDALHQVEGTFGIAVLSSREPGKIVTARRGSPIVIGVGEGETIIASDASAILSHTQRVIYLNDNDIATVTADSIDIRDLNNVPVTREIAELGFDATAAEKGGYEHFMLKEIHEQPDALANAIRGRLDFNLGTSVLSGMGTSPRELAEISRVVLVGCGTSLHAGLVGEYAFEDLANIPAEVQQAAEFRYRNPIVSRNDLVVAISQSGETADTLAAVREAIQKGAFVMSLCNVVGSTIARETSRGVYLHAGPEISVASTKAFTCQVAILLMMALKLGRGRRFSREDGMQLAKAIESIPALVERTVQQSDHIQEIAERYAKNEHSFFIGRGPMYPVALEGALKLKEISYIHAEGYHAAELKHGPIALLEKDTPVIALACDIPGKDKTLGNVEECRARGARILGVITEGDHEAAAVMDDVIEIPRTHPLVATIPAAVALQLFAYHVANARGCEIDQPRNLAKSVTVE; from the coding sequence ATGTGCGGCATTGTCGGATACCTCGGAAAAGCGGACGCGGCGTCCGTCCTCATCAACGGATTGAGAAGGCTCGAATACCGCGGCTATGATTCCGCGGGCGTGGCCCTGCTGGACGATGGTAAGATCGTCGTCACCAAGGCCCCGGGAAAAGTCTCGGCCCTGAGCGACAAGGCCCGCGCCGAATGGCCGGCCGAGCGCTTCACCCGCAGCGGCACCGGCATCGCCCACACCCGCTGGGCCACCCACGGCCCGCCCACCGAGGCGAACGCCCACCCGCACCTCGACCAGACCGGGGACATCGCGCTGGTCCACAACGGCATCATCGAGAACTACCGTTCCCTGCGCGCCCGCCTCGAGGCGAAGGGCCACCTGTTCCTCTCGGACACGGACACCGAAGTCCTCTCCCACCTGATCGGGGATTGCTACAAGAGCAACCTGTTCCAGTCCGTCTGCGATGCCCTCCACCAGGTGGAAGGCACCTTCGGCATCGCCGTGCTGTCTTCCCGTGAGCCGGGCAAGATCGTGACCGCCCGCCGCGGCAGCCCGATCGTGATCGGCGTGGGCGAGGGCGAAACCATCATCGCCTCCGATGCCTCCGCGATCCTCTCCCACACCCAGCGGGTCATTTATCTCAACGACAACGACATCGCCACGGTCACCGCGGACTCCATCGACATCCGCGACCTGAACAACGTGCCGGTGACCCGCGAGATCGCCGAGCTCGGCTTCGACGCCACCGCGGCGGAGAAGGGCGGCTACGAGCACTTCATGCTCAAGGAGATCCACGAGCAGCCGGATGCCTTGGCCAACGCGATCCGCGGCCGCCTCGATTTCAATCTCGGCACCTCCGTGCTCTCCGGCATGGGCACTTCGCCGCGCGAACTGGCTGAAATCTCCCGCGTGGTGCTGGTCGGCTGCGGCACCTCGCTGCATGCCGGTCTGGTGGGCGAATACGCCTTCGAGGACCTCGCCAACATCCCGGCCGAGGTCCAGCAAGCGGCGGAATTCCGCTACCGCAATCCGATCGTCAGCCGCAACGACCTCGTCGTCGCCATTTCCCAGTCCGGCGAGACCGCCGACACCCTGGCGGCCGTGCGCGAGGCGATCCAGAAGGGCGCGTTCGTGATGAGCCTCTGCAACGTCGTCGGCTCCACCATCGCCCGCGAAACCTCCCGCGGCGTCTATCTCCACGCCGGTCCGGAAATCTCGGTGGCCTCCACCAAGGCTTTCACCTGTCAGGTCGCGATCCTGCTGATGATGGCGCTCAAGCTCGGCCGCGGCCGACGCTTCTCCCGCGAGGACGGCATGCAGCTCGCCAAGGCGATCGAGTCCATCCCGGCGCTCGTCGAGCGCACCGTGCAACAGAGCGACCACATCCAGGAAATCGCCGAACGCTACGCGAAGAACGAGCACTCGTTCTTCATCGGCCGCGGCCCGATGTATCCGGTGGCGCTGGAAGGCGCGCTGAAGCTCAAGGAAATCTCCTACATCCACGCCGAGGGCTACCACGCCGCGGAACTCAAGCACGGCCCGATCGCCCTGCTGGAAAAGGACACGCCGGTGATCGCGCTGGCCTGCGACATTCCGGGCAAGGACAAAACCCTCGGCAACGTCGAGGAATGCCGCGCCCGCGGTGCCCGCATCCTGGGCGTGATCACCGAGGGCGACCACGAGGCCGCCGCGGTGATGGACGACGTGATCGAGATCCCCCGCACCCATCCGCTGGTGGCCACCATCCCGGCCGCCGTGGCGCTCCAGCTCTTCGCCTACCACGTGGCCAATGCCCGCGGTTGCGAGATCGACCAGCCCCGCAACCTCGCGAAGAGTGTGACGGTGGAGTAA
- a CDS encoding SulP family inorganic anion transporter, translating into MKWQRTLARRLRDIGGFFSAGRVQAFPFTASLGRYDLPKARQDARAALNVTMLAIPQAMAFASIAQLPIIFGVLCAIVAPLVAPLFAGSRHTSLGPTNATAFMLFSLFAGSPALMSRESELVPLLVLMSGLLLIAGALLKVADLLQYISRSVLVGYSSGAAVLIIVTQLKEALGIGAAMGADSTRTFASLVAAIIRALPHSHWPTLAISASTIGVYLALQKFRPRWPNFAISLVLSSAVFGSLIRFGPEVWHAVPHFKTFTLEDLSPKMPGFGGKNLFDDISMLVGVAFAIAFLSALENTLMAKTIASRSGDHPDLNQDMLSVGMANLASAFAGGMPASGSLTRSALNFASGARTRFASTFAGIYILAAAILIALSPRIGVPLVDFLPKAALSALVIALALALFNPRHIRICLRSTPDDAAVLIVTFVATLLMPLHVAIFVGVALSITLFLRKASKPYLVEYEFDDAGELRERGEKRPRPIPAISIVHVEGDLFFGAAELFRTQIQRTVTDPTLKIIILRLKNARHLDATSVMALEDLIRFTRAHERHIIVSGATREVYRVLKQSGILATLQEGADRKAGESNLFIHSAQNPNVSTRNALKRAQELLGGEKADIRIFYDPSKK; encoded by the coding sequence ATGAAGTGGCAACGCACGCTGGCGAGGAGACTCCGGGACATCGGAGGTTTCTTCTCCGCCGGACGGGTGCAAGCCTTTCCTTTCACCGCCAGCCTCGGCCGCTATGATCTGCCGAAGGCCCGCCAGGACGCGCGGGCGGCGCTGAACGTGACGATGCTGGCGATCCCGCAGGCGATGGCCTTCGCCTCGATCGCCCAGCTTCCGATCATCTTCGGGGTGCTGTGCGCGATCGTCGCCCCGCTGGTGGCTCCGCTGTTCGCGGGCTCCCGCCACACTTCGCTGGGGCCGACCAATGCCACGGCCTTCATGCTTTTCAGCCTGTTCGCCGGAAGTCCGGCGCTGATGTCGCGGGAGTCCGAGTTGGTGCCGCTGCTGGTGCTGATGTCCGGCCTGCTGCTGATCGCCGGGGCGCTGCTGAAAGTCGCCGACCTGCTGCAATACATCTCCCGCAGCGTGCTGGTGGGCTATTCCTCCGGGGCGGCGGTGCTGATCATCGTGACCCAGTTGAAGGAGGCTCTCGGAATCGGCGCGGCGATGGGCGCGGACAGCACCCGCACCTTCGCCAGCCTGGTCGCCGCGATTATCCGGGCCCTCCCCCACTCCCATTGGCCGACGCTGGCGATCTCCGCCTCGACCATCGGGGTCTATCTGGCGCTCCAGAAATTCCGCCCGCGCTGGCCGAACTTCGCGATCTCGCTGGTGCTCTCCTCGGCGGTGTTCGGGTCGCTGATCCGGTTCGGCCCCGAGGTCTGGCACGCGGTGCCGCATTTCAAGACCTTCACGCTGGAAGACCTGTCCCCGAAGATGCCCGGCTTCGGCGGCAAGAACCTGTTCGACGACATTTCGATGCTGGTCGGAGTGGCCTTCGCGATCGCGTTCCTCTCCGCGCTGGAAAACACCTTGATGGCCAAGACCATCGCCTCCCGCAGCGGCGACCACCCGGATCTGAACCAGGACATGCTTTCCGTGGGCATGGCGAACCTGGCCAGCGCCTTCGCCGGCGGCATGCCCGCCTCCGGTTCCCTGACCCGCTCGGCGCTGAACTTCGCCTCCGGTGCCCGCACCCGCTTCGCCTCGACCTTCGCCGGTATTTATATCCTGGCGGCGGCCATCCTGATCGCGCTCTCGCCCCGGATCGGAGTGCCACTGGTGGATTTCCTGCCGAAGGCCGCCCTCTCCGCCCTGGTGATCGCGCTGGCCCTGGCGCTCTTCAACCCGCGCCACATCCGGATCTGCCTGCGCTCGACGCCCGACGATGCCGCGGTGCTGATTGTCACCTTCGTGGCCACCCTGCTGATGCCGCTGCATGTGGCGATCTTCGTGGGGGTGGCCCTTTCGATCACCCTGTTCCTGCGGAAAGCGAGCAAGCCGTATCTGGTGGAGTACGAGTTCGACGACGCCGGGGAACTGCGCGAGCGCGGGGAAAAGCGCCCCCGCCCGATCCCGGCGATCTCGATCGTCCACGTCGAAGGCGACCTGTTCTTCGGGGCCGCCGAGCTGTTCCGGACCCAGATCCAGCGAACGGTCACCGATCCCACGCTGAAGATCATCATCCTGCGCCTGAAGAACGCCCGCCACCTGGACGCCACCAGCGTGATGGCGCTGGAGGATCTGATCCGTTTCACCCGGGCCCATGAACGCCACATCATCGTCTCCGGTGCCACCCGCGAGGTATACCGGGTGCTGAAGCAATCCGGTATCCTCGCCACCCTCCAGGAGGGAGCGGACCGCAAGGCCGGGGAAAGCAACCTGTTCATCCACTCCGCCCAGAACCCGAACGTCTCGACCCGCAATGCCTTGAAGCGGGCCCAGGAGCTGCTCGGGGGCGAAAAGGCCGACATCCGGATTTTCTACGATCCGTCGAAAAAGTGA
- a CDS encoding metal-dependent hydrolase, with protein MDLVTHAVMGAAIGELLLGRKLGNRALAWGGLLGALPDLLDALLWMCSSEAWFVTLHRGISHSLLLIGIAAFALPLWLVRLWKKDKVERGRATAFVAVGLGAHVLLDCLTVEGAKLLAPFSDLPVALNCLFDPDLFITVPVLVTVLWLAFLKREIPKRPRKGSKAAAAKGLKLTAREKLAARGLAVAVIYMALAAGLKGWVSSGFDADLQRRQATFSRRMEAPTPYNILLWRSVVDRGTELWIGYKSVFESRETPVRWVVVPKGREYAAPFAEEAGVKAVSRFSDGWWVARPVAKGVWLADLRFGETRGWERKATVDLRPTVHWQWSKAEDKATLRKIQSGARNVPESLKRLVFRIFGNRTDWEGNPRLTGNPGSLPEVLEAVE; from the coding sequence GTGGATCTGGTGACTCACGCAGTGATGGGGGCGGCCATCGGGGAGCTGTTGCTGGGCAGGAAGCTCGGCAACCGGGCCTTGGCATGGGGAGGATTGCTGGGAGCGCTTCCAGACCTGCTCGACGCCCTGTTGTGGATGTGCTCGAGCGAGGCGTGGTTTGTCACCTTGCACCGCGGGATCAGCCATTCCCTGCTGCTGATCGGGATCGCGGCATTCGCGCTGCCGCTGTGGTTGGTCCGGCTGTGGAAGAAGGATAAGGTTGAGCGTGGCCGGGCGACGGCCTTCGTGGCCGTGGGGCTGGGAGCCCATGTCTTGCTGGATTGCCTCACGGTGGAGGGGGCGAAGCTGCTGGCTCCGTTTTCGGATCTGCCGGTGGCGCTCAATTGCCTCTTCGATCCGGACCTGTTCATCACGGTGCCGGTGCTGGTGACCGTGCTGTGGCTGGCGTTTTTGAAACGGGAGATCCCCAAGCGGCCGAGGAAGGGCAGCAAGGCAGCGGCCGCCAAGGGTCTGAAACTCACGGCCCGGGAGAAGCTCGCAGCCCGCGGCTTGGCGGTGGCGGTCATCTACATGGCGCTCGCGGCCGGGCTGAAAGGCTGGGTGTCGTCCGGGTTCGATGCGGATCTCCAGCGCCGTCAGGCGACCTTCTCACGCCGGATGGAGGCACCCACGCCTTATAATATCCTCCTCTGGCGGTCGGTGGTGGACCGCGGGACCGAGCTCTGGATCGGCTACAAGTCGGTGTTCGAGAGCCGGGAGACCCCGGTCCGGTGGGTGGTGGTGCCGAAGGGGCGCGAGTATGCCGCGCCTTTCGCCGAAGAAGCCGGGGTCAAGGCTGTCAGCCGTTTCAGCGACGGCTGGTGGGTGGCCCGCCCTGTCGCGAAGGGCGTGTGGCTCGCCGATCTCCGGTTCGGGGAAACCCGCGGCTGGGAGCGGAAAGCGACCGTCGACCTGCGGCCGACCGTGCACTGGCAGTGGTCGAAGGCCGAAGACAAGGCCACGCTGCGGAAAATCCAGTCCGGAGCCCGCAATGTCCCCGAGTCCCTGAAACGCCTGGTCTTCCGGATTTTCGGAAACCGCACGGACTGGGAAGGCAATCCCCGCCTCACCGGCAACCCCGGCAGTTTGCCCGAGGTTCTGGAAGCGGTGGAGTGA